A genomic window from Osmerus eperlanus chromosome 5, fOsmEpe2.1, whole genome shotgun sequence includes:
- the adal gene encoding adenosine deaminase-like protein: METEADAFYRELPKVELHAHLNGSISFATIEKLIARKPHLNIGHSMTAIQSGQRRTLEECFQVFKVIHQLVDSEEDILMVAKDVIKEFADDGVKYLELRSTPREEKNTGLTKKNYVETIIEAIHQCKKEGVDTEVRFLVAVDRRNGTEVAMETVKLAEEFMLSTSGLVVGLDLSGDPTVGHGKDLLPALEKAKHSGLKLALHMSEVPSQMEESDLLLNIPPHRIGHGTFLHPEMGGSQSLVDKVQKNNIPLELCLTSNVKGQTVASYSQHHFPYWYQSGHPCVICTDDKGVFCTNLSLEYQRAASTFGLSHEAMWKLSQQAIDCSFAPDALKDQLKERWTELRPAVLR, from the exons ATGGAGACAGAAGCTGATGCTTTTTACCGAGAGCTGCCAAAGGTG GAGCTGCATGCCCACCTCAACGGTTCTATAAGTTTCGCCACAATCGAGAAACTCATCGCCCGCAAACCTCATCTCAACATTGGACACAGCATGACAGCTATTCAAAGTGGACAACGCAGGACGCTGGAGGA ATGTTTTCAGGTATTCAAAGTAATTCATCAGTTAGTGGATTCAGAAGAGGATATTTTAATG GTTGCAAAAGATGTCATAAAGGAGTTTGCAGATGATGGAGTAAAGTATCTAGAATTGAGAAGTACAccaagagaggagaaaaacacTG GATTGACCAAAAAAAACTACGTGGAAACAATCATTGAGGCCATTCACCAGTGTAAAAAGGAGGGAGTTGACACTGAAGTCAG GTTCCTTGTAGCTGTTGACCGCAGGAATGGTACTGAAGTGGCTATGGAGACTGTCAAACTGGCAGAGGAATTCATGCTGTCCACTAGCGGTTTGGTGGTCGGACTTGACCTGAGCGGAGATCCAACG GTTGGCCATGGCAAAGATCTACTGCCTGCCTTGGAGAAAGCCAAGCACAGTGGGCTGAAACTAGCACTGCACATGTCAGAG GTCCCCTCTCAGATGGAGGAGTCTGATTTGCTGCTCAACATTCCACCTCACAGGATTGGTCATGGTACATTTTTACACCCTGAAATGGGCGGGTCCCAGAGCCTTGTTGATAAGGTTCAGAAGAACAACATACCTCTGG aATTATGTCTGACCTCTAACGTCAAGGGTCAAACGGTGGCATCCTATTCCCAACACCACTTCCCTTATTGGTACCAGTCAGGACACCCCTGTGTGATCTGT ACTGACGACAAGGGAGTCTTCTGCACAAACCTCTCTCTGGAGTACCAGCGGGCTGCCTCCACCTTTGGGCTGAGTCACGAAGCCATGTGGAAGCTGTCCCAGCAGGCCATAGACTGTAGCTTCGCCCCGGACGCCCTGAAGGATCAGCTGAAGGAGAGGTGGACCGAGCTGAGGCCAGCAGTACTTCGCTAA